The DNA region AAAGGATTCTTGACTCCATCGACGCTGTCGAGTTTTACGTGGGATCTGCAAAACAATGGGCTTACTTTCACAGAAATGCCATGGGATTTGACCTCCTCGGCTATGCCGGCCCGGAAACCGGCGTCCGGGATCGTGTGTCATACCTCCTTGGCCAGGGATCCGTTAAACTCAAGCTGACAAGCTTCCTTGATCAGAATTCTCCCATTGCAGAACACGTGAGAAAACACGGAGATGGCGTGAAGGACATCTCCCTCAAGGCAGACAACATCGACGAAACAGCAAAAGAAGTTGGGAAGCGAAATGTGGTGAAGCTGGGAAAGGTGGAGACCATAAAAACAAATTCTGGAAAGATCAGGAAAGCCATCGCTCCCACCTACGGAGAAACTGTCCATACGATAACGGATTATTCAGAGTATGATGATATCCTTCCTCCCGATTTTCAGGAGGTGGAAAGCGACTCAAAGTCTGTTGGAATAAAACGCATAGACCATGTTGTCGGGAACGTCCAAGAGAGATATATGGAAAACTGGGTAAAGTACTACATAGATGGCTTTGGTTTCCGGCAGCTCATAAGCTTCGACGACAAGCAGATAAGCACACAGTATTCGGCTCTAAAATCAAAGGTGGTAGAATACAACAACAGAAAGATCATATTCCCCATAAATGAGCCCGCGTATGGCCTTAAAAAGTCGCAGATACAGGAGTATCTGGATTATTACAATTCTCCAGGAGTTCAGCACATAGCCCTGGAAACAGACGATATAATAAGGACTGTCTCAGACCTGAAGAGCAGAGGCATAGAGTTCCTCTACACCCCAGATTCCTATTATGAGGATCTGAAAGAGAGAGTGGGTCCCATAAGCGAAGATATGGAAAAACTCAGAAATCTGAGGATCCTGGTTGACAGGGATGAAAATGGATACCTCCTACAGATATTTACCAAGCCTATGGGAGACAGGCCCACGTTCTTCTATGAAATCATACAGAGAAAGGGAGCAATCTCATTCGGAAACGGGAATTTCAAGGCACTTTTTGAGTCAATTGAACTTGAGCAGCAGAAAAGAGGGAATCTCTGAAGCATGAAAATTGCCAGGGTCCTGCACAGAAATGAACCGACGGTAGTTCTCGTTGAGAATGGGAAAGCTTACCCAGTACACAGTATGCTAGGTATGGCACCTGAAAGAGTCGAGAGAGAATTCTACAATCTTCCATCATTGCTTGTAGACCATATCCCGCGGGAAGCGGCAGGTGACTTCAGCACAATGGACAAGCTCATCCCGCTGCCCGATGTACGGTCAATAAGAGATTTTTATGCCTTCGAGACACATGTAAGAGAGGCAAGGAAAAAACGAGGGCTTGACATGGTACCCGAATGGTACAAATTTCCCGTATTTTATTTCTCAAACACCTCGAATCTCTACCCGTCTGGAGGCACCGTACCTATCCCTTCTTACACCAGGGAAATGGACTTTGAACTTGAGATTGCGGTGGTGATAGGCAGAGATGGAAAAAACATTCAGGCAAAAGATGCCTGGCATTACGTTTTCGGTTTAACCGTCGCCAACGACTGGAGCGCAAGAGATATTCAACGGGAGGAGATGAAAGTTGGCCTCGGACCTGCCAAGGCAAAGGACTTTGCAACCAGCCTGGGACCTCTTATCGTTACCGCTGACGAAATTTTACAGAGAAAGCAGAGGGATGGAAAGATAAACCTGAAAATGACTGCTTCGGTGAATGGTTCAACATATTCGTCCGCAAACCTCAATAGCATATTTTGGGATATAGAGAAATTGATTGAATGGGCATCGCTTGAATCGAGGCTGAGAGTGGGAGATGTGATAATGACAGGCACGGTTGGTACTGGATGTATCCTGGAATCTGGGGATCACCCTTGGCTGAAGAGCGGTGACGTTATCATACTTTCTGCTGATCTCATTGGTCAGCTTGAAAACGTAGTGGTTTAGGAGGTAATAGAGTGGTGTATTATGTAAGGCAGGGGGAAATGCCGGAAAGCAGACATACCTATGAGAAGAGGGAAAAGTTGCTAAGAGAAGAGCTGTTTGGCGAGGAAAGTTTCGAAGGGCCGTTTTCGCTCCTATATCATACCGGGGAGCCAACTAGAGTGGCTTCTGTAAGCAGATCAGAAAAGAAACAGATCGTTTCCGGCACAGAGGAATACAAGCATAGACACATTGAGTCGGAGAAGTGCGAAAGATCTGGGGACTTTATTGACAGTAGGACTTATCTTTTGTACAACAGCAGAATGTCTATGGGTATCCTGAAGCCGGAGTCCCGGACACAAAGGCTATTCAGGAGCGCCTTGCATGATCAGCTTTTCTACATACACTCAGGTATAGCAACCCTTCACTCCATGCTTGGTTCTCTTGACGTCCTAAAGGGAGATTATCTGTACATTCCAAAGGGGACTACATACAGGTTGGACAGCAGTAGTGATTTTGAATCGTTCTTCATTGAGTCGAGAGACATGATCTCAATGCCTACCAGATACCTTAACGGTTATGGGCAGTTGAAAGAAGGCGCTCCATATTATGACAGGGATATTAGAGTGCCAAAAATAGAGAAGCCATCTTCCGATAGGGGGAATTTTGAAGTATGGGTTGATTATGGAGACCACTACCTAGTCGAGAAACGAGACACAAGCCCGTTCGATGTGGTAGGTTGGGATGGGTACCTGTATCCATATGCAATAAACGTTAGCCAGATTTCACCCATCGTTGGAAAACTTCATCAGCCCCCACCCGTCCACGAAACGTTCAGCGGAAAGTCGTTCATGATCGGAACGTTCCTTCCCAGGAAGTTCGATTTCCATCCTAGGGCCATACCAATATCTTATTACCACAGCAACATAGATACGGACGAGGTTCTGTTTTACTCGACCGGAAACTTCATGAGCAGGACAGGGATCAATCCCGGGTCGATAACTTTGCACGTTAGAGGATTGATACATGGACCGCAACCCGGATCAATAGAAAAAGCCATTGGAGTGGAATCTACAGACGAAGTGGCTGTGATGGTTGAAGCTTATGATCCTCTTCAGCTTACGGCTGATGCCGAGA from Thermoplasmataceae archaeon includes:
- a CDS encoding fumarylacetoacetate hydrolase family protein → MKIARVLHRNEPTVVLVENGKAYPVHSMLGMAPERVEREFYNLPSLLVDHIPREAAGDFSTMDKLIPLPDVRSIRDFYAFETHVREARKKRGLDMVPEWYKFPVFYFSNTSNLYPSGGTVPIPSYTREMDFELEIAVVIGRDGKNIQAKDAWHYVFGLTVANDWSARDIQREEMKVGLGPAKAKDFATSLGPLIVTADEILQRKQRDGKINLKMTASVNGSTYSSANLNSIFWDIEKLIEWASLESRLRVGDVIMTGTVGTGCILESGDHPWLKSGDVIILSADLIGQLENVVV
- the hppD gene encoding 4-hydroxyphenylpyruvate dioxygenase, translating into MSSERILDSIDAVEFYVGSAKQWAYFHRNAMGFDLLGYAGPETGVRDRVSYLLGQGSVKLKLTSFLDQNSPIAEHVRKHGDGVKDISLKADNIDETAKEVGKRNVVKLGKVETIKTNSGKIRKAIAPTYGETVHTITDYSEYDDILPPDFQEVESDSKSVGIKRIDHVVGNVQERYMENWVKYYIDGFGFRQLISFDDKQISTQYSALKSKVVEYNNRKIIFPINEPAYGLKKSQIQEYLDYYNSPGVQHIALETDDIIRTVSDLKSRGIEFLYTPDSYYEDLKERVGPISEDMEKLRNLRILVDRDENGYLLQIFTKPMGDRPTFFYEIIQRKGAISFGNGNFKALFESIELEQQKRGNL
- a CDS encoding homogentisate 1,2-dioxygenase translates to MVYYVRQGEMPESRHTYEKREKLLREELFGEESFEGPFSLLYHTGEPTRVASVSRSEKKQIVSGTEEYKHRHIESEKCERSGDFIDSRTYLLYNSRMSMGILKPESRTQRLFRSALHDQLFYIHSGIATLHSMLGSLDVLKGDYLYIPKGTTYRLDSSSDFESFFIESRDMISMPTRYLNGYGQLKEGAPYYDRDIRVPKIEKPSSDRGNFEVWVDYGDHYLVEKRDTSPFDVVGWDGYLYPYAINVSQISPIVGKLHQPPPVHETFSGKSFMIGTFLPRKFDFHPRAIPISYYHSNIDTDEVLFYSTGNFMSRTGINPGSITLHVRGLIHGPQPGSIEKAIGVESTDEVAVMVEAYDPLQLTADAENIEDKEYMKSWYK